The Takifugu flavidus isolate HTHZ2018 chromosome 16, ASM371156v2, whole genome shotgun sequence genome contains the following window.
GAGCGTTCGGGCAGCACCGGCAACAGGTCAAACGCAAGAGGCGACCATCTTGAAAGCAGTCGCCCTTGGGCACGGTTTATGGTTTTAGAGGGAAGACCAGCAGCATTATCACATTCTGTTGTCTCTgtacacacagcagcacttcctACACTGTCTGCCCGATTGTTGCCGCTGCGCGTCGGTCACGGGGGCCCCTTTCTTCGCTCCTTTTGTCGTTAAGGCGACAGAGTCACGTCTGGAAATCCTTGCGGTGAGTGCAAACGACGGAATAAATCAGATCAACACAGGGAAAGTTGTTCCATTTAATTCTAGGCGTAATCTTAAGAAAGACCTAAATCAAGATTGTCACATTTccacagcacgcacacacaagcacactcTGAAAGCGCAAACAAAGGAgtaagaaatgaaaacaaatcaaattaaatggCCTCAATATCTAATCAATGTCAATTCTGCATTAAGATTGTCCTCTAAATCTCTACACCACTAACAATGAAGCAATTGATTACTATAAAATAGAactttcttatttaaaaaattaTATTAAATTCTAATGGCACTTCTACAGATTCTATCAAATAGATTTTGATGTTTagaaggttgttgttgtttttttaactgagAAATTAAAACTGAGACAGTCAAATGTTGCACAAGAAGCAAATGCAGTAATAAATATGTTTCATGATTATACACATTTTCACAGTTGTAACAGAGGACAAAAATTCCAGTATCATttaagtctcttttttttttttttgacttgAAGATCATACAGCATGAGATAGGCGAATGACGCTGCATCAGGGGCGCGGCGCCGTTTCCATTGAAATCAACGTCTCAGTGTTTCACATTCAACAATGATATTAACCGATGACTGAACCAGCTCCCAGTAGTATCAGCTACCCAATAccaaaatctaaaaaaaaaaatgcttgttTCCAGTTAAACACCTCCCAGAGTGATTTATTCACattgacaaagaaaagaaaaaaaacttcctAAGAAATTTCAGAAAACATCAGGGTAATCTCTCGCaaagcagcaaaaaataaaCCGACATTTTACTTTGTTGACATGGCGGAAAAGGGGGAACGACCGCTGCAGTGATGCGAACTTTACCGCTGCAGTTCAGGgaaaaaatttttttaaaaatgggtcCGCTATAGAAAAAAAGGGCTTCTCCAGATGCAACACCTGTCCGTGTGTCTACAAGGCACATTTGGTGACCATACTGGAggtataaataaagactgaagaCAATAAACAGGTGTTTTTGTTCCTCTCATTGTTAGTTTTTTCTACTATTGTACACATGTACATGACAATCTTTTTTTCTGCACCACATACGaaacctttaaaagaaaaaaggatcaAATCTACATTCTTGCGTTCAAATCGAAATATGTGTGAAAACATGTGAATTAGAGTGAAAGTTCTGACACGTGAAGATGAGCTTGATTGTTTGCACagctaaacaggaagtcaatTCCCAATGTTTGTAACGGGAATATGTCTGAGCCCCTTCAACAACGAGCCTCTGGCCATTTCTGGAACTCTGACATGCAAATGTCACATGTGGATTCACTTCCTTTAAGGGACTTATGAGGTTAAATATACAGGTAAATGGACGGCGACGTGCCTGTCTGCCCTCCATACTCATTCACCACAAACGTTCCCACCCAAGCacatggaaaacagaaaaactcaGATTACTCTAATAGATGTGCAATCAAATCACCACCATATCGCCTCTCCATTAAGGAACAAAGAAGCATTTATCGACTGCATGCTGGGGttgcgggggagggggggtctgttCTTTGATGCCTCCAAACAATACACCTGTTTACAGTGTCCTTGGTCTCcctttgctaaatacatttctCACATTCCAACGGCTCCATTCAATACAGAAAAGTGCAAAGAGAGACCCGCGCTCCCTGTTCTCTCCGCCGCTGGGAGgggggacacaaacacacaatgatCCCTTGAGAACTACCTGGgatttggttgttgttgttggtggcgGGGGAGACAAAGCATGGCATTGTCTCGGTTCTATAGGTAGCCGATGCTACATCGGCCCGACCCAAGAGCCCCCCGTCGCAGAGTGGCGTGCGGGGATAAAAAATAACCTGCCCTGATTTGTAGTGATCAGATCTCGTGTGGAAGGGCGCGATAGTTTACGAGGCCGCAGCCTCAATAAGACACCTGCCTGTCTCCTCCTTACATGTGCGGCAACAGGGAAAAACAAATAGATTGATAAATAGGatatatatttacattaaatatacatatagTAAGAAATAGCAGCCTAGACAATAGTGTCGAAACTATATGCATgctaaaaatgaacaaaaacaagtGCTTCTCTATGTTCCTTGTGATAAACCTTGAATACTCCATAGAGATGTCTATGTCGTATATTAATATACAATTACAGTAACCTGActtgcacagagaaaatgaacaAACAGCCCAAATACCAGTTAATGAGTACCGAGATCACGAATCAAGCTCAGAGAAATGACGACTGAGCCTACAGTAAACCCTGAACCAAGGCAaactaataaataaattctGCTCAAGTCTTCTCAGGACAGATTAGACAAAtagaatggattttttttatgtttttagtGCGCCCTTAAGAAACCCAACAGCAACGATCCGGATAGCGTCATCAGAGGCTCCAGCATCAGTAGTAATTTACACccatttggaaaaaagaaagaaagtgacaATTGAGTCAGTAGGTTCTGCTGAGCGGCAGACGGAGGGGAACCGACGGCGGTGCTGACCAAGGTCCAAAGACCCGCACGTGCACTAGTTTCCCTGCCTGCTACACCGCGTCGGCGTGCCCTTTTTTACATCATACCAGGAAATAACAAGGTGATTTACTCTTGGCTCAGGACCCAAATGAGTCAACAGGTATTACACTGGAGAAGCACGTTATTTGCTTTTACCGCATTCTTGCAAATGACCTAATTAAGGGCCCTTAAGAAGTGATTGACATTCAGTTGATGTTACCTTTGTTACCACCTGGTATGTGGAGTGTAATGCAGGGTTCTTTGCTTAGGTCTGAAATCTCGCTCAGAAAAGGCCTGGCCACAGATCTCATTCCTGCTCGACTAAGTACACAAGGTGAAGTGTTAAGAATTTCAGTAGGCACCAGTGTTACAGGCATTAGCTTTAAACTACTCCCCACCCCGCCTTTGATAATaccacccttttttttaaagaatccgAAGCCCAATCCCTTACTATATACCGAGAACATAAGGAGAttccccaaaacaaacaagaaacatgTCAGTGTGGAGATGTGATGACTGCTTGCCTcagaaacaaccaaaaactgtgactccattaaaaaaaaaaaaaactacttcATGAAATAACAATCAGACTTCCAGTATTCCGACTTCATTAGTTTTGCTGCCTTATGATAGTTTACTTGGACTAAACCAATCcttgaaaataaataatcataATAGagttaaaaatatatatttagctACTCACGGACGGGTTTGAGTTCCCATGTGCACAAATAATAGTCTCAGTCACCTTGACAATTGTATTAACAtaagttagcattagctgtctCCCATTTGCCCAGAGGGTTGTGAACATGGGACGCTTTTGGGCAAAACTCGaccaaaaaaacagcaaaaaactCCTCAAATAAACTCAGCAGGTTGAAACAAATGAGGGAATCACCCGATTTGTTCACCTTCATTCCCACAGATCCAGCTCGAGTTTCACAGCACCCGTGTTTACGCTTAGCACCCCGTGTACCTTCAACCGCCCGCCTCTGACCCACACGTCCTGCACAGAAAACAGCTCCAGTCCTACAGTTGCTACATCGTTCACTTGAGAAATGCCGTGCGAGGGAGAATCCAGGAGATGTGTCCTGACAAACTGTAcaatgggagagagagagctcgtTCAGTAGTATTAAAAGACTGTCTGGTGTCACGGCGCCGCCAGGTGGCGTTTTATCCGATAGCGAGAGTTTTGACAAGGCCACAGTGAAACTTCCTGATGTGGCGGTAGAGATCCCCGGACTGGGTGAAGCGCCGCTCGCACCACTTGCACGCGTGAGGCTTCTCACGCGTGTGGACGACGGCGTGCCTGCTCAAGTTATGGGAGTACTGGAAGCTCTTGCCGCACTGGCCGCACGTGAAGGGCTTCTCGCCAGAGTGCGTGCGCTCGTGGCGCTTCAGCGTGTACATGCAGGAGAAGGTCTTGTTGCACTGCATGCAGGTGGGCACCGAGCCGTCCGGGGACAACTTGGAGCGGGCGCCGTCCTTCTCGCGGAAGTGCGAGCTGaggtgcagctgcagcacgTGGGGACTGGGGAAGACTTTGCTGCAGAGGGGGCACACGCACACCTGTTGCCCCGGGGGCAGAAGCACCCCGCTGGAGGTGGAGATATCTGAAGAGGCCaggtcgtcctcctcctcctcttcgctgTCCCCGAGtagcctccccctcctctcctccgcctcccTGCCCGGagcaccctccctccccctgcaggcctccccctcttcatccatcaggtcctcctcctgggaGAGGAGGGCGGCTGTGGAGCCGTTGTTGCCTGGGAAGAGGGCAGCGAACCCTGTCACCACAGAGCTCCTGGCACTATTCCCAAAGCGCTGGCTCTCAGGGCTCATCGGCTCACTGTCCTCCTGTTCTGACAGCAAGTCGTGTTCGTCTTTAACAAGTGGCTCACTgccctgctgctggctgtcgAGGGCCAGCTGTCCCGAGACATAGGAGGGGTGTAAGGGATCTCTGCTAGACAGAGGCTTGAAAGACAAATCCAGTGCACAGTCCATGTCATCTGAAGCCCGAGACCTCTGGGACAGGGCGACGGTGGAACTACTGACAtcagcttttgtttttccagctgtttggatGCAGGGCTCAGCCTCTGCTGACACATAATTGACACCTACAAGGTCCGGGGACCTGCCAGAGTGACCGTTCGCCTTCTGCCTGCTCTGCGTAGACGTATCAAAATCTGTGACAGCCAGCCTGACTTCGCGGTTGTCCGTGTCAAACTCTTCCACCAGGGGGGCTCTGGGTAGCCCCTGAGACGGCGTCTCGGCCTGTCGCCGGATGACCTGCTTACTGTGCAGCTCGCCGTCTGAGGAATTTTCTCTTTCCAGACAGCTGAGTCCCAAATCGTCACTCATTTTTTcatccagagaggagagctccTTATCTTTAAGCTTGCCTTTGCACACTTTGACGATATCATACATGTGGAGGTAGCTGGCCGCTGCCAGGACATCCTCCACCGGGAGAGAGCCGAATTCCAACTTCCCCTCATACATAAATTCAAGGAGCAGACTGAAAGCCGGGGCTGTCACAATGTCACTGTTGAGATGCACAACGTCCCTTTTGTCCAGCTGGTCCCTGTAGAAGAGATGGAAGTACATGCTGCAGGAGGCCAGCACGGCTCTGTGTGCTTTGAATTGAGCCTCGCCGACAAGAACAGTGCAGTCACAGAGGAAACCTTGGTGACGCTGCTGACTCAGACACTGCAGCAACTGGCGGCTATGGTCTGGGAACTCCATTCTTCCTTCATAACCTGgtgaaaaaaacaggaaaaacaggatAGGGGGTGAGCTAAACGAAGCCACTGTGCACATCAGGCCCACAGAGAGTAACCCAGAGCAGACCAAACCTGACAAAAAACTTTCAGCGCATTGTTGAAAATACTTTTAAATGTATGGAAACACACTGGAAAGTCCACAGACGTTAAAGCACGCCAATTAACAGCGATTCCAGATCTTCTAGGAATATTTCAAACGACCTAAACTTCATCAACTTGGGAGCAGGAATTCTTTCCAGCGGTGCTGCGCTCACCCATGTGTCACGGTGGAAACGGAGCCACTTTCTCTTCGAATGACCCGAACCTGCTGGCGTCTAGAGTCGCGTCCCGTGCGCCTCGATAATCGGTCGCGCAAACATGTAGAACCGCGGCGCTCGCAGGACGCGCAGCCGGGATTTGGACGCCGGTCCCGGTGTCGCACGGAGAAGGAGCCTTTGGAGGAAGCGGCGAGCGGTGCGGAGTGAGTAAACTGGCGCTCTGTTTGCTAATTACACTGCAAGCTGTGGAGTCAGCTGCTCTGACATCACCGCAATGGAAACGCTACCTCCAGCTGTGCTCCCCTTTATGCCATATGTTAACTCTGGACTACGCAGTCCAAAAAAGACACCCAACTTAGTTCGAAATAGACCCCGCGGTTGAAAAGAGAcgtgaggggggaggaggaggattgtgAACCTTTCTCAAAATCCAACGTATCGACGGAACAAAACTGCCACCGACAACCGTGACAGAACATTAAACGCTCCGAGTCCCATTTACGCACTCGTGAGACACGAACAACTACGGAATATTATGAAGGGGACCAGTAAGAGTAGACGATCAcaaaaggaaggagggggagggaaaagTTAAGCCAATATAGGTAGTTATTAATAAGTTAGATGCTGTCGAGATCgggtttttttaaagtttagaTATTTTCCCCCCCATTGTTTTTGGTTAAATGATTAAAGTGCATGCGTGATTCGGAAAAGCCCGAGACGAGGTCAGCCGAGCTCCACGTCTGCGTTTGGAGACGCATTGCTCGGATCCTTTTAAACAGCGGAGGAACTCGCAGCCAGAGAGCCAACTGCGCTCAGCGAAGCGGCGAGCGGACACGCTTTAACTTTGGGCTCCTCCGGCACCGAAGCGCacgcaggaaaaaaaataaaatcccaaacACTGGGTACTCACATTTATTTCCAGCCGGTGCGTCGTGTTTTCTCCTAGAAGCCCCGACGTCCTTTCATGATGTGTGGGCCAGATGTTCGCTTCTCCTCGCCGTTTCTTGAGCTTGAGTCCGTCCCTGGTGAGGCAGGCTGCACTCAGCGCTGCTGTGTGTCAGGCAGGTTGATAACGGCACAACTCTCGCGATAGCGCGCAGCCACAATAAGTTGTGCACTTCTCGGTGGATTCACACAGTGGCAGCAAGCAGTTGGCTCTCTTATGAAAACACCTGTCCAAGGGGTGGCGGTTGATTTTACAACGAAATCCTcatttctgatttaaaaaaagatatacaTATAAGTGTAATTTTTTGTGCATTCTTACCTCTAATGTTGGCAGTGTTAGATGGTGAATAAAAGGAGATTGTTTCATCCAAAAATAATTATATGTGAAGGTATTCTAAGTGACAGAAAGAATTTTAAATCGGGCTTTGTGATCTGGAGGGGTCAGAGGACTATTGGGAACTTTTTAAAGCCGTTCACTCCTAATCCTGCTTTGGATTGTGGAATTCCCTGGCACCACACCACCCCAGCGCCTTTGTTGCCCCGGACCACATCAGGTCCGGCACCGTGATGTGTTTGACCTAAATCGTCTCGAGACGCGAACTCTGTTGTTTCACAGCTGCTTGCGTTTGAAGAAGTAGGGTTGGATTTTTTTGCAAACAAACAGCCTCTGGAGCCCGCAGAAATGGTAGCGAGGCAGAAAAACAGGGGCCCGAGGTTGCAGCTGCTCATCTCTtgctccccccacctcccgtccctccctctgctcccccaaCTGCTTCGGTCACCTTTGCCCTGTGTTCCAGCTGCCGTGTGCTTTGAAAGGGCCATTTGCAGCTCCTCGCAGCCCTCTGACAGAGAGGGGAGCGGGCAATGTGATGGGAGGCAGCAGCCACTGGCCGAAAAAGGGGCCACGGGCTAGATTCTTATCCACTTACCACTTAATTCCATTTTTAGTCTGGCTGTTACTGCTACAGAGAGTGGATATCTGCACCCGAGTCATGTCCAGATGAGCCGAGTCAGTGTCATGCCctaaaataaaattgaaaaaaattaaaaaaaatctctcttaTTATTGACAAACTCCATTGAAGCATTAACCAAACACTTTAAAGCATGATGGCGATAAAACAATTCACCATTCAGCACGCTAACACACATCCATACAGGAGCAGTGATGTGGATA
Protein-coding sequences here:
- the zbtb42 gene encoding zinc finger and BTB domain-containing protein 18.2 isoform X1, with amino-acid sequence MGYEGRMEFPDHSRQLLQCLSQQRHQGFLCDCTVLVGEAQFKAHRAVLASCSMYFHLFYRDQLDKRDVVHLNSDIVTAPAFSLLLEFMYEGKLEFGSLPVEDVLAAASYLHMYDIVKVCKGKLKDKELSSLDEKMSDDLGLSCLERENSSDGELHSKQVIRRQAETPSQGLPRAPLVEEFDTDNREVRLAVTDFDTSTQSRQKANGHSGRSPDLVGVNYVSAEAEPCIQTAGKTKADVSSSTVALSQRSRASDDMDCALDLSFKPLSSRDPLHPSYVSGQLALDSQQQGSEPLVKDEHDLLSEQEDSEPMSPESQRFGNSARSSVVTGFAALFPGNNGSTAALLSQEEDLMDEEGEACRGREGAPGREAEERRGRLLGDSEEEEEDDLASSDISTSSGVLLPPGQQVCVCPLCSKVFPSPHVLQLHLSSHFREKDGARSKLSPDGSVPTCMQCNKTFSCMYTLKRHERTHSGEKPFTCGQCGKSFQYSHNLSRHAVVHTREKPHACKWCERRFTQSGDLYRHIRKFHCGLVKTLAIG
- the zbtb42 gene encoding zinc finger and BTB domain-containing protein 18.2 isoform X2; its protein translation is MEFPDHSRQLLQCLSQQRHQGFLCDCTVLVGEAQFKAHRAVLASCSMYFHLFYRDQLDKRDVVHLNSDIVTAPAFSLLLEFMYEGKLEFGSLPVEDVLAAASYLHMYDIVKVCKGKLKDKELSSLDEKMSDDLGLSCLERENSSDGELHSKQVIRRQAETPSQGLPRAPLVEEFDTDNREVRLAVTDFDTSTQSRQKANGHSGRSPDLVGVNYVSAEAEPCIQTAGKTKADVSSSTVALSQRSRASDDMDCALDLSFKPLSSRDPLHPSYVSGQLALDSQQQGSEPLVKDEHDLLSEQEDSEPMSPESQRFGNSARSSVVTGFAALFPGNNGSTAALLSQEEDLMDEEGEACRGREGAPGREAEERRGRLLGDSEEEEEDDLASSDISTSSGVLLPPGQQVCVCPLCSKVFPSPHVLQLHLSSHFREKDGARSKLSPDGSVPTCMQCNKTFSCMYTLKRHERTHSGEKPFTCGQCGKSFQYSHNLSRHAVVHTREKPHACKWCERRFTQSGDLYRHIRKFHCGLVKTLAIG